One window of the Mixophyes fleayi isolate aMixFle1 chromosome 6, aMixFle1.hap1, whole genome shotgun sequence genome contains the following:
- the LOC142159861 gene encoding uncharacterized protein LOC142159861 has protein sequence MEEWEYLEGHKDQYKDVMMENRQPLTSLDGPSNRISPERYPCPIYLQDCTEENPKIPQDCEGEDLIDVKVEGFEGEVETYVRGDQQCKEEQIPTDISTDGHNITNISEEHLILSQECEIEDKCIIQASLEENPIPRNIHQVLLSADISSDPSNYKECFPDNSFFAHSTALRGGKIPPCSESGKCFSHNSKLILHPRTHTGEKPFTCSDCGKCFTQKSDLIKHQKIHTGEKPFSCNLCVKSFTRKADFVKHMKSHTGEKPYSYSGCGKCFTQKTDLIKHQINHTDENPFSCSECGKGFPYKPFLIDHQRTDAGEKPLLCFQCGKHFTCKSVLVKHIKSHTCDKPFPCSECGKCFTNKSDFGRHLVIHTGERAFPCSTCGKCFAYKTVLVRHQRIHTGEKPFSCSECGKWFTRKSVLAEHKKIHTGEKPFVCTECAKYFTYKSDLVKHQRRHTGEKPFPCSECEKSFTRKRDLINHQRAHTGEKPFPCSECGKCFAQISNLVKHKKTHTGDKPFLCSECGKCFTNKSDFVRHQVIHTGEKPFPCSACGKCFAYKTVLVRHERTHTG, from the exons atggaggagtgggagtatttagaaggacacaaggatcagtacaaggacgtgatgatggagaatcgccagcccctcacatcactgg atggacccagTAACAGAATTTCCCCAGAGAGATATCCCTGTCCCATTTATttacaggattgtacagaggaaaatccgAAGATCCCACAAGATTGTGAG GGTGAAGACCTGATTGATGTTAAAGTAGAAGGTTTTGAGGGAGAAGtggagacgtatgtgaggggtgatcagcagtgtaaggaggagcaaatccctacagatatcagcacag ATGGACACAACATCACAAATATTTCTGAGGAACATCTCATTCTATCTCAAGAGTGTGAAATAGAAGATAAATGCATCATACAAGCTTCTCTTGAAGAAAACCCCATTCCCAGAAATATACATCAAGTACTTCTCAGTGCAGAtatatcatctgatccctctaattATAAAGAATGTTTTCCTGATAACTCTTTTTTTGCACATAGTACAGCTCTTAGAGGTGGGAAAATACCACCCTGTTCAGAAAGTGGTAAATGTTTTTCTCACAATTCAAAACTTATTTTACATCCGAGAACTCACACAGGCGAGAAACCTTTTacatgttctgattgtgggaaatgttttacacagaagtcAGATCTTATTAAGCATCAGAAAatacacacaggtgagaagccattttcatgtaatCTCTGTGTAAAAAGTTTTACACGTAAAGCAGATTTTGTTAAACATATGAaaagtcacacaggtgagaaaccttaCTCATATTCTGGGTGTGGAAAATGTTTCACACAGAAAACAGATCTTATTAAACATCAGATAAATCATACAGATGAAaatccattttcatgttctgaatgtgggaaaggtTTTCCATATAAACCTTTTCTTATTGATCATCAGAGAACAGACGCAGGTGAGAAACCACTTTTATGCTTTCAGTGTGGAAAACATTTTACATGCAAATCAGTTCTAGTTAAACATATTAAAAGTCATACATGTGataagccatttccatgttctgagtgtggaaaatgttttacaaacaAATCTGATTTTGGTAGACATCTGgtaattcacacaggtgagagagcTTTTCCATGTTCAActtgtggaaaatgttttgcatataaaacagttcttgttagacatcaacgaattcacacaggagagaagccattttcatgttctgaatgtgggaaatggtttactCGCAAATCGGTTCTTGCTGAACATAAGAAAATTCATACAGGTGAAAAGCCATTTGTATGCACAGAATGTGCCAAATATTTTACATACAAATCAGaccttgttaaacatcagagaaggcacacaggtgagaagccctttccatgttctgagtgtgaaaaATCTTTTACACGTAAAAGAGATCTTATTAATCATCAGAgagctcacacaggtgagaaaccatttccatgttctgaatgtgggaaatgttttgcacaaatATCAAACCTTGTTAAACATaagaaaactcacacaggtgataaGCCATTTCTatgctctgagtgtggaaaatgttttacaaataaatctGATTTTGTTAGACATCAGgtaattcacacaggtgagaaaccatttccatgttcagcttgtggaaaatgttttgccTATAAAACAGTTCTTGTTAGACATGAGAGAACTCATACGGGTTAG